Proteins encoded by one window of Phytohabitans houttuyneae:
- a CDS encoding FAD-dependent monooxygenase, which yields MDPVPVLIVGAGPVGMVAALALARQGVPSVLVDQGFETSVHPKLDYVNARSMEFLRELGVAGDVRAAGVTPEHRADVIWSAGLAAAPITTWRLPSVAQEWQRIAERNDGTQPTEPGQRISQIDLEPVLRAHCQRDPLVDLRTGLRFDSLTQDGDVVTSHLVDVMTDERVPLRSRYVLGCDGASSQVRTAVGIGEEGFDVPGLPGAFMVHFKSRDLESLHRHGRFWHYFAFRYTIIAQDEVDTWTAHVNGMDAAEFDTPPADPAAYLLGTLGVEVKIDKVLLTSRWRPAFMLADRYRAGRVLLAGDSAHRMFPTGAYGMNTGIGDAVDAAWKIAAILKGFGGPDLLDSYEVERRPVGLRNMHTSHRHLGVHLEAGRRLREGAAPEAVAAFINAERGENEYRGIELGYRYDGSPVICHEDSPAPPWSPAEYTPTTWPGSRPPSLVLGDGKPIYDRFAPGFTLVDFAGDGSATPLLEAAAAQGLPINHTVVTDSAARQVWERDLVLLRPDHHVAWRGNTAHGDPAAVVRRVRGRTAG from the coding sequence GTGGATCCGGTACCGGTCCTGATCGTGGGCGCGGGCCCTGTCGGCATGGTGGCGGCCTTGGCGCTCGCCCGGCAGGGCGTGCCCAGCGTCCTGGTCGACCAGGGCTTCGAGACATCGGTCCATCCCAAGCTCGACTACGTCAACGCACGCAGCATGGAGTTTCTCCGGGAGCTCGGGGTCGCGGGCGACGTCCGCGCCGCGGGCGTGACGCCGGAGCACCGGGCGGACGTGATCTGGTCGGCCGGCCTCGCCGCGGCGCCGATCACCACGTGGCGGCTCCCGTCGGTGGCGCAGGAGTGGCAGCGCATCGCCGAGCGCAACGACGGCACCCAGCCCACCGAGCCCGGCCAGCGCATCTCCCAGATCGACCTGGAACCGGTCCTGCGCGCGCACTGCCAGCGCGACCCGCTCGTCGACCTGCGGACCGGCCTGCGCTTCGACTCGCTCACCCAGGACGGCGACGTCGTGACCAGCCACCTGGTCGACGTCATGACCGACGAGCGGGTCCCGCTGCGATCCCGCTACGTGCTCGGCTGCGACGGCGCCTCGAGCCAGGTGCGGACGGCCGTCGGCATCGGCGAGGAAGGCTTCGACGTGCCCGGCCTGCCGGGCGCCTTCATGGTGCACTTCAAGAGCCGCGACCTGGAGAGCCTGCACCGGCACGGGCGGTTCTGGCACTACTTCGCGTTCCGGTACACGATCATCGCGCAGGACGAGGTGGACACCTGGACCGCGCACGTCAACGGCATGGACGCGGCCGAGTTCGACACCCCACCGGCCGACCCGGCGGCGTACCTGCTGGGCACGCTGGGCGTCGAGGTGAAGATCGACAAGGTGCTGCTGACGTCCCGCTGGCGCCCGGCCTTCATGCTCGCCGACCGCTACCGTGCCGGGCGGGTGCTGCTGGCCGGCGACTCCGCCCACCGTATGTTCCCGACCGGCGCCTACGGGATGAACACCGGGATCGGTGACGCGGTCGACGCCGCCTGGAAGATCGCCGCCATCCTCAAGGGCTTCGGCGGCCCCGACCTGCTCGACAGCTACGAGGTCGAACGCCGCCCGGTCGGCCTGCGCAACATGCACACCTCGCACCGGCACCTCGGCGTGCACCTCGAAGCGGGGCGCCGCCTGCGCGAGGGCGCCGCACCCGAGGCCGTCGCCGCCTTCATCAACGCCGAGCGCGGCGAGAACGAGTACCGGGGGATCGAGCTGGGCTACCGCTACGACGGCTCGCCCGTGATCTGCCACGAAGACTCGCCGGCGCCGCCGTGGAGCCCCGCGGAGTACACGCCGACGACCTGGCCGGGCAGCCGCCCGCCCAGCCTGGTGCTCGGCGACGGCAAGCCGATCTACGACCGCTTCGCCCCGGGGTTCACGCTCGTCGACTTCGCCGGCGACGGCAGCGCGACCCCGCTCCTTGAGGCGGCGGCCGCGCAGGGCCTGCCGATAAACCACACGGTGGTGACCGACAGCGCCGCCCGGCAGGTGTGGGAACGCGACCTCGTGCTCCTGCGCCCCGACCACCACGTGGCCTGGCGTGGAAACACCGCACACGGCGACCCGGCGGCCGTTGTCCGCCGCGTCCGCGGCCGAACCGCCGGTTGA
- a CDS encoding solute symporter family protein has product MSDILAAPPPPPIDNTWAEPAIATGIVLVLAVAAFALVMAVRGRIRNRDDFLLAGRNIGIGENAMAHVAGGIMYSTVIIIVGHVALNGFDAILLLTAFVMSTVLAVLIYAGPMRNVNAYTIGDLFAVRAQPRQARMASAVLTLTIFGMFTVIAVGSMGFVASRMFTTHPTVNAPVVGTVVGIVGLAAIALVYLGGMPGVTRVLVLKVSLMMGFVLVLTVAILAKYKLNLADLLNDAEAKAAPSPRGDLLETGRLFGEGATVNSTQDPWVHLSKAFAIAVGSIGMPFLFMRFFVARSGRAARQTAGWAAIITVGFWACMVIIGLGAVAILGGAAIGKVGAHRDITLPKIVDDLGGSWASGLLGAIALLSVGAIFAVLLLNGVTSFVRDVRAARGQKGDAAAELKDVRRYVLIFGIGALVFGMVMMTQLTHIFIPTSIDLGAACVLPAVIYSLFWKRFNTRGLMWTVYGGMAVTLVMVFFSNGVSGDPTALFPDSDFKFIDFEPGLVGAPLGFLFGLIGSLTSPERNDAAFAEMQVRSLTGAVIPARAEAELPIAASGLNGRDRTGRTLSEAH; this is encoded by the coding sequence GTGAGCGACATCCTCGCGGCACCGCCGCCACCGCCGATCGACAACACGTGGGCGGAACCCGCCATCGCGACCGGGATCGTCCTGGTCCTCGCGGTCGCGGCGTTCGCTCTCGTCATGGCGGTGCGCGGGCGGATCCGCAACCGGGACGACTTCCTCCTCGCCGGGCGAAACATCGGCATCGGCGAGAACGCCATGGCGCACGTCGCCGGCGGCATCATGTACTCGACGGTGATCATCATCGTCGGGCACGTCGCGCTGAACGGCTTCGACGCGATCCTGCTGCTGACCGCCTTCGTGATGTCGACGGTGCTCGCGGTGCTGATCTACGCCGGACCGATGCGCAACGTCAACGCGTACACGATCGGCGACCTGTTCGCGGTACGCGCCCAGCCGCGGCAGGCGCGGATGGCGTCGGCGGTCCTCACCCTGACCATCTTCGGGATGTTCACGGTCATCGCGGTGGGCTCGATGGGTTTCGTCGCGAGTCGGATGTTCACCACCCATCCCACGGTGAACGCGCCCGTCGTGGGCACCGTGGTCGGCATCGTCGGCCTGGCCGCCATCGCGCTGGTCTACCTGGGCGGAATGCCCGGCGTCACCCGCGTGCTGGTGCTCAAGGTCTCGCTGATGATGGGCTTCGTCCTGGTGCTGACCGTGGCGATCCTGGCCAAGTACAAGCTGAACCTCGCCGACCTGCTCAACGACGCCGAGGCGAAGGCCGCGCCGAGTCCGCGCGGCGACCTGCTGGAGACCGGCCGCCTGTTCGGCGAGGGCGCCACGGTGAACTCGACCCAGGACCCCTGGGTCCACCTGTCCAAGGCGTTCGCTATCGCGGTCGGCTCCATCGGCATGCCGTTCCTGTTCATGCGTTTCTTCGTGGCGAGGAGCGGACGGGCGGCCCGGCAGACGGCGGGCTGGGCGGCGATCATCACGGTCGGGTTCTGGGCCTGCATGGTCATCATCGGTCTCGGTGCTGTCGCGATCCTCGGCGGAGCCGCCATCGGCAAGGTCGGCGCCCACCGCGACATCACCCTGCCCAAGATTGTGGATGACCTCGGTGGCTCGTGGGCAAGCGGCCTGCTCGGCGCGATCGCGCTGCTGTCGGTCGGCGCCATCTTCGCGGTGCTGCTGCTCAACGGCGTGACCTCCTTCGTACGGGACGTGCGCGCGGCGCGCGGCCAGAAGGGGGACGCGGCCGCCGAGCTCAAGGACGTCCGGCGCTACGTGCTGATCTTCGGTATCGGTGCGCTGGTCTTCGGCATGGTGATGATGACCCAGCTCACGCACATCTTCATCCCGACGTCGATCGACCTCGGCGCCGCCTGCGTCCTGCCGGCCGTCATCTACTCGCTGTTCTGGAAGCGGTTCAACACTCGCGGTCTGATGTGGACCGTCTACGGTGGAATGGCCGTGACCCTCGTCATGGTGTTCTTCTCCAACGGCGTGTCGGGTGACCCGACCGCGCTGTTCCCGGACTCCGACTTCAAGTTCATCGACTTCGAGCCCGGGCTCGTCGGTGCGCCGCTCGGCTTCCTGTTCGGCCTCATCGGATCGCTCACCAGCCCGGAGCGCAACGACGCCGCCTTCGCCGAGATGCAGGTCCGCTCCCTGACCGGTGCCGTCATCCCGGCCCGGGCTGAGGCGGAGCTGCCGATTGCCGCCAGCGGCCTGAACGGACGGGACCGGACGGGTCGGACGCTCAGCGAAGCGCACTGA
- a CDS encoding DUF485 domain-containing protein produces MGPTDSAAASERYVAAYESTQFQDLRRRSNTFIVWASVIFYGWWFVGIALAAFVPEIYRTGLGGPMNVGLLFLILSFALVAVVTVAYMRYASTRLDPVSERIRADLEGGLR; encoded by the coding sequence ATGGGTCCAACGGACTCGGCAGCCGCCAGCGAACGATATGTCGCGGCGTACGAGAGCACGCAGTTCCAGGATTTGCGCCGCCGGTCGAACACCTTCATCGTCTGGGCGAGCGTCATCTTCTACGGCTGGTGGTTCGTCGGCATAGCGCTCGCCGCCTTCGTGCCGGAGATCTACCGCACCGGGCTCGGCGGACCCATGAACGTAGGCCTGCTGTTCCTGATCCTGTCGTTCGCGCTCGTCGCCGTCGTCACCGTGGCGTACATGAGATACGCCAGCACCCGGCTCGACCCGGTCAGCGAGCGGATCCGGGCTGACCTGGAAGGGGGCCTGCGGTGA
- a CDS encoding DUF6081 family protein: protein MRSALKTNAWTYDDFTSGELDPARWTVMSIAGADGQTHTYQDRNARVHTGDGRLELTVNPFTRFHDSDPRQNNAKQMYRSVRRFTAPPAGELAFEVDMGVRTFGQIPYDLLDAFGTVNLFDLETGVVLNAAATNDTVYAVVERLVLPGVTRPDDYYIHRVVLDVPTEPGLVHAYTVTYRAETSEVEFRVDGRLAYWTRLPVPVTGFTAGMALFSARSMSRYTRAQREHGQGAAGSWGPWRVTTSVR, encoded by the coding sequence ATGAGGTCGGCGCTGAAAACCAACGCCTGGACGTATGACGACTTCACGAGTGGTGAGCTCGATCCCGCCCGCTGGACGGTCATGTCGATCGCCGGGGCCGACGGCCAGACGCACACCTACCAGGACCGCAACGCGCGGGTGCACACCGGTGACGGGCGGCTCGAGCTGACGGTCAACCCGTTCACCCGCTTCCACGACAGCGACCCGAGGCAGAACAACGCCAAGCAGATGTACCGGTCGGTGCGGCGCTTCACCGCGCCGCCGGCGGGCGAGCTGGCGTTCGAGGTCGACATGGGCGTGCGCACGTTCGGCCAGATCCCGTACGACCTGCTCGACGCCTTCGGCACGGTGAACCTCTTCGACCTGGAGACCGGCGTCGTGCTCAACGCGGCCGCGACCAACGACACTGTCTACGCGGTCGTCGAGAGACTGGTCCTGCCCGGCGTGACCCGCCCCGACGACTACTACATCCACCGGGTGGTCCTGGACGTGCCGACCGAGCCGGGGCTCGTGCACGCCTACACGGTCACCTACCGGGCGGAGACGTCCGAAGTGGAGTTCCGGGTGGACGGCCGGCTCGCCTACTGGACGCGGCTGCCGGTACCGGTGACCGGCTTCACGGCCGGCATGGCCCTGTTCTCCGCGCGCAGCATGTCCCGCTACACGCGGGCGCAGCGGGAGCACGGGCAGGGCGCCGCCGGTTCGTGGGGGCCGTGGCGGGTCACGACCAGCGTCAGATGA
- a CDS encoding SDR family NAD(P)-dependent oxidoreductase: protein MSDRTRVVVIGGTSGIGRHFAQSCAERGDDVVITGRSEDRTKRIADEIGGQTRGIALDLADPERIVDALADVDRVDHLVVAALDRDYNTVREYRPLDATRLLTVKLTGYTTVLHALAPRMTDESAVVLVGGLASHRPYPGSTTVTTANGGIGALVRTLAVELSPIRVNALHPSIVADTPFWSDKPAAREAAVSRALTKRPVTMHDCAGAIAFLLENRSINGINLNIDGGEVLI, encoded by the coding sequence ATGTCGGATCGCACTCGTGTCGTCGTCATCGGCGGTACCTCGGGAATCGGCCGCCACTTCGCCCAGTCGTGCGCCGAGCGGGGAGACGACGTGGTCATCACCGGCCGTTCGGAGGACCGGACCAAACGCATCGCCGACGAGATCGGCGGCCAGACCCGGGGCATCGCCCTGGACCTCGCCGACCCGGAGCGGATCGTTGACGCGCTGGCCGATGTGGACCGCGTCGACCACCTCGTCGTCGCGGCGCTCGACCGGGACTACAACACGGTCCGCGAGTACCGCCCGCTCGACGCCACCCGCCTGCTGACCGTGAAGCTCACCGGCTACACGACGGTCCTGCACGCGCTCGCACCGCGGATGACCGACGAGAGCGCTGTCGTGCTTGTCGGCGGCCTCGCCAGCCACCGGCCGTACCCGGGATCCACGACCGTGACGACAGCCAACGGCGGCATCGGTGCGCTGGTGCGGACCCTCGCCGTGGAGCTCTCGCCGATCCGGGTCAACGCCCTGCACCCGAGCATCGTCGCCGACACTCCATTCTGGAGTGACAAGCCCGCCGCCCGCGAGGCGGCCGTGTCCCGCGCCCTCACCAAGCGGCCGGTGACGATGCACGACTGCGCCGGTGCGATCGCGTTCCTGCTGGAAAACCGCTCGATCAACGGGATCAACCTGAACATCGACGGCGGCGAAGTGCTCATCTGA
- a CDS encoding isochorismatase family protein — protein sequence MAMSPIAPYPMPGAGDLPDTAVSWRPRRDRAAILVHDMQRYFLRPFPAGQSPLTELVANVMKLLAAARAAGVPVLYTAQPGGMSRQDRGLLHDIWGPGMSVDPADRGIADDIAPEPGDTVLTKWRYSAFFRSDLEERLRAAGRDQLIVCGVYAHMGCLITAFDAFSRDIQPFLVADALADLSLDDHLMALRYAADRCAVPLSMADVLAELES from the coding sequence ATGGCCATGAGCCCGATCGCGCCGTACCCCATGCCGGGCGCCGGCGACCTGCCGGACACGGCGGTGAGCTGGCGCCCGCGACGGGACCGGGCCGCCATTCTGGTGCACGACATGCAGCGGTACTTCCTGCGCCCGTTTCCGGCCGGGCAGTCGCCGCTGACCGAGCTTGTCGCCAACGTGATGAAGCTGCTCGCGGCGGCGCGCGCGGCCGGCGTGCCGGTGCTGTACACCGCCCAGCCGGGCGGCATGAGCCGCCAGGACCGCGGGCTGCTGCACGACATCTGGGGACCCGGCATGAGCGTCGACCCGGCCGACCGGGGCATCGCGGACGACATCGCGCCCGAGCCGGGCGACACCGTGCTGACCAAGTGGCGGTACAGCGCGTTCTTCCGCAGCGACCTGGAGGAGCGGCTGCGCGCGGCGGGGCGCGACCAGCTCATCGTCTGCGGCGTGTACGCGCACATGGGCTGCCTCATCACCGCGTTCGACGCGTTCAGCCGGGACATCCAGCCCTTCCTCGTGGCGGACGCGCTGGCCGACCTGTCGCTCGACGACCACCTCATGGCGCTGCGCTACGCCGCGGACCGTTGCGCGGTACCGCTGTCCATGGCCGACGTCCTGGCCGAGCTGGAAAGCTAG
- a CDS encoding 2,3-dihydro-2,3-dihydroxybenzoate dehydrogenase encodes MELTGIESTVALVTGAAQGIGEAVAGVLAGAGARVAAVDRNADALATVVTKLEAEGETARGYAVDVCDSQAVDALVRQVEVELGPIGILVNAAGVLFTGRVVELSDRQWSDTFSVNAGGVFHMSRAVARRMVQRRRGAIVTVASNAAGVPRTDMAAYAASKAASAQFTRCLGLELADYGIRCNVVSPGSTDTPMLRAMLGEGADFTAVIEGTPAAYKVGIPLRKVAQPRDVAEAVAYLVSDQAGHVTMHDLYVDGGAALHV; translated from the coding sequence ATGGAACTGACCGGGATCGAGTCGACCGTCGCGCTTGTCACGGGTGCGGCACAGGGCATCGGCGAAGCGGTGGCGGGTGTGCTGGCCGGCGCGGGAGCACGCGTCGCGGCCGTGGACCGCAACGCCGACGCGCTCGCCACCGTCGTGACCAAGCTGGAGGCCGAGGGGGAGACCGCCCGCGGCTACGCCGTCGACGTGTGCGACAGCCAGGCGGTCGACGCGCTCGTGCGGCAGGTCGAAGTCGAGCTGGGGCCGATCGGCATCCTCGTCAACGCCGCCGGCGTGCTCTTCACCGGCCGGGTGGTCGAGCTGTCCGACCGGCAGTGGAGCGACACCTTCTCGGTCAACGCGGGCGGGGTGTTCCACATGTCGCGGGCGGTGGCCCGCCGGATGGTGCAGCGGCGCCGTGGCGCGATCGTCACGGTGGCGTCCAACGCCGCCGGGGTGCCGCGCACCGATATGGCCGCGTACGCCGCCTCGAAGGCCGCCTCCGCCCAGTTCACCCGGTGCCTGGGGCTGGAGCTCGCGGACTACGGCATCCGGTGCAACGTCGTCTCGCCCGGCTCGACCGACACGCCCATGCTGCGCGCGATGCTCGGCGAGGGCGCCGACTTCACGGCGGTCATCGAGGGCACGCCGGCGGCGTACAAGGTCGGCATCCCGCTGCGGAAGGTGGCCCAGCCGCGGGACGTCGCCGAGGCGGTCGCGTACCTGGTGTCCGACCAGGCCGGCCACGTCACCATGCACGACCTCTACGTGGACGGCGGCGCCGCCCTGCACGTATGA
- a CDS encoding FAD-dependent monooxygenase, with the protein MPQIRVAVVGAGIAGLTLAAALHRAGIDCHVYEQAERLMEVGAGVQVAPNATRLLHRLGLGEHLGAVAVAPEAIEMRRWDDGRLLQQTTLGSQCEVRFGAPYLAVHRADLHGALLSLVPPDRVHLDARLDTVTQDAGAARLHLAGGTTVDADLVVGADGIHSVCREQIVTDTPRYSGQTIYRGLVPADRVPYLLTNPRVQLWFGPDQHLVCYPVSAGRQVSFGATVPASDWREESWSARGDATQLAMAYAGWHPDVARLIKAADGVSRWALHDRDGIDRLSAGRVTLIGDAAHPMLPFQAQGANQAIEDAVVLAACLAGAGPDGLDEALRRYAELRLPRTTRIQQQSRANAETFHLVDGDAQRRRDTSARRSSGLDQHAWLFGYDAEQATTTSRSA; encoded by the coding sequence ATGCCGCAGATCCGGGTGGCCGTGGTCGGGGCCGGAATCGCCGGCCTCACCCTCGCCGCCGCCCTTCACCGGGCCGGAATCGACTGCCACGTCTACGAGCAGGCCGAGCGCCTGATGGAGGTCGGTGCGGGAGTACAGGTGGCACCCAACGCCACCCGGCTGCTGCACCGGCTGGGCCTGGGCGAGCACCTGGGCGCCGTCGCGGTCGCGCCGGAGGCGATCGAGATGCGCAGGTGGGACGACGGCCGGCTGCTGCAGCAGACCACGCTGGGCAGCCAGTGCGAGGTCCGCTTCGGCGCGCCCTATCTCGCGGTACACCGCGCGGACCTGCACGGCGCCCTGCTCTCCCTCGTCCCGCCCGACCGGGTGCACCTCGACGCCCGCCTCGACACCGTGACCCAGGACGCCGGCGCGGCGCGGCTGCACCTGGCCGGCGGTACGACGGTCGACGCGGACCTGGTCGTCGGCGCCGACGGCATCCACTCGGTCTGCCGCGAGCAGATCGTCACCGACACGCCGCGCTACTCCGGGCAGACGATCTACCGGGGGCTGGTACCGGCCGACCGGGTGCCGTACCTGCTCACCAACCCCCGGGTGCAGCTGTGGTTCGGACCGGACCAGCACCTGGTCTGCTACCCGGTCTCGGCCGGCCGCCAGGTCAGCTTCGGCGCGACCGTGCCCGCCTCGGACTGGCGTGAGGAGTCGTGGTCGGCGCGGGGCGACGCCACCCAGCTCGCGATGGCGTACGCCGGCTGGCACCCGGACGTCGCCCGGCTGATCAAGGCGGCGGACGGGGTGAGCCGGTGGGCGCTGCACGACCGTGACGGCATCGACCGGCTCAGCGCGGGACGGGTGACCCTCATCGGCGACGCCGCGCACCCGATGCTGCCGTTCCAGGCGCAGGGCGCCAACCAGGCGATCGAGGACGCCGTCGTGCTCGCCGCCTGCCTGGCCGGCGCGGGCCCGGACGGCCTCGACGAGGCCCTGCGCCGGTACGCCGAGCTCCGGCTGCCCCGCACCACGCGGATCCAGCAGCAGTCCCGCGCCAACGCGGAGACCTTCCACCTTGTCGACGGGGACGCACAACGCCGCCGCGACACCTCCGCCCGGAGGTCTTCGGGCCTGGACCAGCACGCGTGGCTGTTCGGGTACGACGCCGAGCAGGCCACCACGACCAGCAGGAGTGCCTGA
- a CDS encoding amidohydrolase family protein, protein MGNVLDFHVRLAPRPGARERLLSTLEECGLDRAVVCAGGTIDLDRLSRQLIEGGHIETDADNDAVLAACAGTDGRLVPFFFANPHRPPEAYRERAAEFRGLEVSPAVHGVGLDDPRVAALVGVAAEFAHPVYAVCLERRGAGVADLVGLARQFPQVNFVLGHSGIGNIDFYALTLIRDEPNILLETSGGYTCVAEAAVSRLGAGRVVFGSEYPLQHPRWSWPSSRRCGYRPSSGGRSPGTTRIECCHMEPVGMGPSKRSQRGEVVTDDAPSNLPQLGQWQGPDDLQRLQEKQLPQTVTWAARSPFYRKWLKSATALPTTPADLAALPLTTKQDLRDNYPFGMLGVPKERLATYHESSGTAGRPTPSYYTAEDWTDLAERFARKWIGISAEDVFLVRTPYALLLTGHLAHAAGRLHGATVVPGDNRSLAMPYARVVRVMHDLGVTLTWSVPTECLIWAASAAAAGHRSDVDFPALRALFVGGEPLTDARRKRISRLWGVPVIEEYGSTETGSLAGECQNGRMHLWSDRALFEVYDPATGNVSAEGDGQLVVTPLYREAMPLLRYNLEDNVSVSYDDCACGWQLPTVRVLGRSAFGYQVGAAKVTQHRLEELVFSLPETYGVVFWRARAEPAALRIEIEVAQEHRAAAEAELAASIKAAYGVDSDVAGLAPGTLVPNEALTGMSDVVKPRSLFGPDEDWGKALLYY, encoded by the coding sequence ATGGGGAACGTGCTGGACTTCCACGTGCGCCTGGCACCTCGGCCGGGCGCCCGGGAGCGACTGTTGTCCACATTGGAGGAGTGCGGTCTGGACCGCGCGGTGGTGTGCGCGGGAGGCACCATCGACCTGGACCGCCTGTCCCGCCAGCTCATCGAGGGCGGGCACATCGAGACCGACGCCGACAACGACGCGGTGCTCGCCGCCTGCGCGGGCACCGACGGCCGCCTGGTCCCGTTCTTCTTCGCCAACCCCCATCGCCCTCCCGAGGCGTACCGGGAAAGGGCCGCCGAGTTTCGCGGCCTGGAGGTCTCGCCCGCCGTCCACGGCGTCGGACTCGACGACCCGCGGGTCGCCGCGCTCGTCGGCGTGGCGGCGGAGTTCGCCCACCCGGTGTACGCCGTCTGCCTGGAGCGACGGGGCGCGGGCGTGGCCGACCTGGTCGGCCTGGCCCGGCAGTTTCCGCAGGTGAACTTCGTGCTCGGGCACAGCGGCATCGGCAACATCGACTTCTACGCCCTGACCCTGATCCGGGACGAGCCCAACATCCTGCTGGAGACCTCCGGCGGCTACACGTGCGTGGCCGAGGCGGCAGTCAGCCGGCTCGGCGCCGGGCGGGTGGTGTTCGGCTCCGAGTATCCGCTCCAGCACCCTCGGTGGAGCTGGCCAAGTTCCAGGCGCTGCGGATACCGGCCGAGCAGTGGCGGCAGATCGCCTGGGACAACGCGCATCGAGTGCTGTCACATGGAGCCTGTCGGTATGGGACCGAGTAAGCGTTCTCAGAGAGGAGAAGTCGTGACCGACGACGCACCTTCGAACCTGCCGCAGCTCGGCCAGTGGCAGGGACCGGACGACCTGCAGCGCCTGCAGGAGAAGCAGCTGCCGCAGACGGTCACCTGGGCGGCCCGCTCGCCCTTCTACCGCAAGTGGCTGAAGTCGGCGACGGCGCTGCCCACCACGCCGGCCGACCTCGCCGCGCTGCCGCTGACCACCAAGCAGGACCTGCGGGACAACTACCCCTTCGGCATGCTGGGCGTACCGAAGGAGCGGCTGGCCACCTACCACGAGTCCAGCGGCACTGCGGGCCGGCCCACGCCCTCGTACTACACGGCGGAGGACTGGACCGACCTGGCCGAGCGCTTCGCCCGCAAGTGGATCGGCATCTCCGCCGAGGACGTGTTCCTGGTCCGCACGCCGTACGCGCTGCTGCTGACCGGCCACCTCGCGCACGCCGCCGGCCGGCTGCACGGTGCGACAGTGGTGCCCGGCGACAACCGGTCGCTCGCCATGCCGTACGCCCGCGTGGTCCGCGTCATGCACGACCTGGGCGTCACGCTCACCTGGTCGGTGCCGACCGAGTGCCTCATCTGGGCCGCCTCGGCGGCCGCCGCCGGGCACCGGTCCGATGTGGACTTCCCCGCGCTGCGCGCGCTGTTCGTCGGCGGCGAGCCGCTCACCGACGCCCGCCGCAAGCGGATCAGCCGGCTGTGGGGCGTCCCGGTGATCGAGGAGTACGGCTCGACGGAGACCGGCAGCCTCGCCGGTGAGTGCCAGAACGGGCGCATGCACCTGTGGTCCGACCGGGCACTGTTCGAGGTGTACGACCCGGCGACCGGCAACGTCAGCGCGGAGGGCGACGGCCAGCTCGTGGTCACCCCGCTGTACCGCGAGGCGATGCCGCTGCTGCGTTACAACCTCGAAGACAACGTGTCCGTCTCGTACGACGACTGCGCGTGCGGGTGGCAGCTGCCCACCGTGCGGGTGCTCGGCCGGTCGGCGTTCGGCTACCAGGTGGGCGCCGCGAAGGTCACCCAGCACCGGCTGGAGGAGCTCGTCTTCTCCCTGCCCGAGACCTACGGTGTCGTGTTCTGGCGGGCACGGGCGGAGCCGGCGGCGCTGCGCATCGAGATCGAGGTGGCCCAGGAGCACCGCGCCGCCGCCGAGGCGGAGCTGGCCGCGTCGATAAAGGCCGCGTACGGCGTCGACAGCGACGTCGCCGGCCTCGCGCCGGGGACGCTGGTGCCGAACGAGGCGCTGACCGGCATGTCCGACGTGGTCAAGCCGCGCAGCCTGTTCGGGCCCGACGAGGACTGGGGCAAAGCGCTCCTCTACTACTGA